Proteins from a single region of Catenulispora acidiphila DSM 44928:
- a CDS encoding MaoC/PaaZ C-terminal domain-containing protein, with the protein MSFNLEALGVWTEPKHFTVERERVAAYAAATNDPIAEHRSGELAPPVFAVVPAFESSAEAVLAVAPPELLMMLVHGEQDFFYHRPITPGLELVTRSAPLGVRQTSAGVVLAVKSETRTPDGALVNEQWMSTFFRGAQDEPGGGEQAPGHALAQEVRATEPVGEAKQHVDADQTVRYAEPSGDHNPIHLDPDFARAVGLPGIINHGLCTMAFASHAVLGIAETDPRALERLAVRFAKPVLPGQDISTRAWAAGAGAVAFETTSDAGVVVVKDGLARFRRP; encoded by the coding sequence ATGAGCTTCAACCTGGAGGCGCTCGGCGTCTGGACCGAGCCGAAGCACTTCACCGTCGAGCGGGAGCGGGTCGCCGCCTACGCCGCGGCGACCAACGACCCGATCGCCGAGCACCGCTCCGGAGAGCTGGCGCCGCCGGTCTTCGCGGTGGTCCCGGCCTTCGAGTCCAGCGCGGAGGCGGTCCTGGCGGTCGCGCCGCCGGAGCTGCTGATGATGCTGGTCCACGGCGAGCAGGACTTCTTCTACCACCGCCCGATCACCCCCGGCCTGGAGCTGGTCACGCGCTCGGCGCCGCTGGGGGTCCGGCAGACGTCGGCCGGCGTGGTGCTCGCGGTGAAGTCCGAGACCCGCACCCCCGACGGCGCGCTCGTCAACGAGCAGTGGATGTCCACCTTCTTCCGCGGCGCGCAGGACGAGCCCGGCGGCGGCGAGCAGGCGCCGGGCCACGCGCTGGCGCAGGAGGTGCGCGCCACCGAACCGGTCGGCGAGGCCAAGCAGCACGTGGACGCCGACCAGACGGTCCGCTACGCCGAGCCCTCCGGCGACCACAACCCGATCCATCTGGACCCTGACTTCGCCCGCGCGGTCGGCCTGCCCGGCATCATCAACCACGGGCTGTGCACGATGGCGTTCGCCTCGCACGCCGTGCTCGGCATCGCCGAAACCGACCCTCGCGCCCTGGAGCGGCTGGCCGTACGCTTCGCCAAACCGGTGCTGCCCGGCCAGGACATCAGCACCCGGGCCTGGGCCGCGGGCGCGGGCGCGGTCGCGTTCGAGACCACCTCGGACGCCGGCGTCGTGGTCGTCAAGGACGGCCTGGCACGCTTCCGCCGGCCCTGA
- a CDS encoding SDR family NAD(P)-dependent oxidoreductase — MGVLDGKVAIVTGSARGIGRATADLLAAQGASVLINDLDGDVAAETAAEIAKTHGTDTAVFAGDLTAEGTPEALVAKAADTFGKIDILVNNAGYTLDKPIHTMTDDWFQRMLDIHTVVPFRTIRAAAPYFRDPAKKEREQGIEVFRKIVNVSSVSGTMGNAGQANYSAAKSAVVGLTKTLAKEWGQFKVNVNAVAFGHIETRLTAAKSEDNTMTIGGETVHLGIPEAMVGATSFLIPLGRPGTPEEAAGGVFYLCSPWSNYVSGQVLNVTGGQWIGMMS, encoded by the coding sequence ATGGGAGTCCTGGACGGCAAGGTCGCGATCGTCACCGGCTCGGCCCGCGGCATCGGCCGCGCCACCGCCGACCTGCTGGCCGCGCAGGGTGCCAGCGTCCTGATCAACGACCTGGACGGCGACGTCGCCGCCGAAACCGCCGCCGAGATCGCCAAGACCCACGGCACCGACACCGCCGTCTTCGCCGGCGACCTCACCGCCGAGGGCACCCCCGAAGCCCTGGTGGCCAAGGCCGCCGACACCTTCGGCAAGATCGACATCCTGGTCAACAACGCCGGCTACACCCTCGACAAGCCGATCCACACCATGACCGACGACTGGTTCCAGCGCATGCTCGACATCCACACGGTCGTCCCCTTCCGCACCATCCGAGCAGCCGCCCCCTACTTCCGCGACCCGGCGAAAAAGGAACGCGAACAGGGCATCGAGGTCTTCCGCAAGATCGTGAACGTCTCCTCCGTCAGCGGCACCATGGGCAACGCCGGCCAAGCGAACTACTCCGCGGCCAAGTCAGCGGTAGTCGGCCTGACCAAAACCCTCGCCAAGGAATGGGGCCAGTTCAAGGTCAACGTCAACGCCGTGGCCTTCGGCCACATAGAAACCCGCCTCACCGCCGCCAAGAGCGAAGACAACACCATGACCATCGGCGGCGAGACAGTCCACCTCGGCATCCCCGAAGCCATGGTCGGCGCCACCAGCTTCCTGATCCCCCTCGGCCGTCCCGGCACCCCCGAAGAAGCCGCGGGCGGCGTCTTCTACCTGTGCTCCCCCTGGTCCAACTACGTGTCGGGCCAGGTGCTGAACGTCACCGGCGGGCAATGGATCGGGATGATGTCCTGA
- a CDS encoding aldo/keto reductase: MKHIRLRDLDVSRIGLGAMGMSHGYTGAGTDDEQSVRTIHRALELGVTLIDTAEVYGPYTNEELVGRALKDRRDQVVLATKFGMISHTGRPEGPDSSPASIRTAVEGSLKRLDTDRIDLYYQHRVDPGTPIEETVGALAELVAEGKIRHIGLSEAGPGTIRRAHAVHPVTAVQSEYSLFTRDPEARVLPVLRELNIGFVPFSPLGRGFLTGTIRSTEQFDSSDFRADNPRFSGENFQHNLHLADQVAAVAAEIGATPGQVALAWLLAQGNDIAPIPGTRRVARVEENTAADAVTLTDEHLARLSALPPAAGDTHNEAGMRMMER; this comes from the coding sequence GTGAAGCACATCCGTCTGCGCGACCTGGACGTCTCCCGAATCGGTCTGGGAGCGATGGGCATGTCCCACGGCTACACCGGCGCCGGCACCGACGACGAGCAGTCCGTACGCACCATCCACCGAGCTCTGGAGCTGGGCGTCACGCTCATCGACACCGCTGAGGTCTACGGTCCGTACACCAACGAGGAGTTGGTGGGCCGCGCGCTCAAGGACCGCCGGGACCAGGTGGTGCTGGCGACCAAGTTCGGGATGATCTCGCACACCGGCCGGCCGGAGGGTCCGGACAGCAGCCCGGCCAGCATCCGCACGGCTGTCGAGGGCTCGCTCAAGCGGCTGGACACCGACCGGATCGACCTGTACTACCAGCACCGCGTGGACCCGGGCACGCCGATCGAGGAGACCGTCGGCGCCCTGGCCGAGCTGGTGGCCGAGGGCAAGATCCGGCACATCGGCCTGTCCGAGGCCGGTCCCGGGACGATCCGCCGCGCCCACGCGGTGCACCCGGTCACCGCGGTGCAATCCGAGTACTCGCTGTTCACCCGCGACCCCGAAGCCCGCGTGCTGCCGGTGCTGCGGGAGCTGAACATCGGCTTCGTGCCCTTCTCCCCGCTCGGACGCGGCTTCCTGACCGGCACCATCCGCTCCACCGAGCAGTTCGACTCCAGCGACTTCCGCGCCGACAACCCCCGCTTCAGCGGCGAGAACTTCCAGCACAACCTGCACCTGGCCGACCAGGTCGCCGCCGTCGCCGCCGAGATCGGCGCCACCCCCGGACAGGTCGCCCTGGCCTGGCTGCTGGCCCAGGGCAATGACATCGCGCCCATCCCCGGCACCCGCCGCGTCGCCCGCGTCGAGGAGAACACCGCCGCCGACGCCGTCACCCTGACCGACGAGCACCTCGCCCGGCTCAGCGCCCTGCCGCCCGCCGCCGGAGACACCCACAACGAAGCCGGCATGAGGATGATGGAGCGCTGA
- a CDS encoding serine/threonine-protein kinase has translation MLAGRYQLGRTLGVGGSAAVYQATDLVLNRVVAVKLYRALDMDEAQAARAAEEARLLATLNHPSIPPLYDAGIAEGRNYLVTPLISGPTLAQRIRQGPVTPAEAHHLAMALTDALCHVHARGIVHRDVKPGNVLLPPGGGICLVDFGIARALGSQEVTAKSLVVGTAGYLAPERIRGATATTQTDVYAVGLTLLEALLGRRTYEGTALQQVMAAIDRPPTVPVTLGPQWHPLLSALTDSDPHRRPTMSDVFDDLAGWDQSPGQPSPEQQVRAEISSVQPPATQPMRSIF, from the coding sequence GTGTTGGCGGGGCGGTACCAGCTCGGGCGGACGTTGGGCGTCGGGGGTTCTGCGGCGGTGTACCAGGCCACCGATCTGGTGCTGAATCGCGTTGTCGCGGTGAAGCTCTATCGGGCCTTGGACATGGACGAGGCGCAGGCGGCACGGGCCGCCGAGGAAGCGCGCCTGCTGGCGACGCTCAACCATCCGAGCATCCCTCCGCTGTATGACGCGGGGATCGCCGAGGGGCGGAACTACCTGGTCACCCCGCTGATCAGCGGACCGACGCTGGCGCAGCGGATCCGTCAGGGACCGGTCACGCCAGCCGAGGCCCACCACCTGGCCATGGCGCTGACCGACGCGTTGTGCCACGTCCACGCCCGCGGGATCGTCCATCGCGACGTGAAGCCCGGCAATGTCCTCCTGCCGCCGGGAGGCGGTATCTGCCTGGTCGACTTCGGCATCGCCCGCGCCTTGGGCAGCCAGGAGGTGACCGCGAAAAGCCTCGTGGTCGGGACCGCCGGCTACCTGGCACCGGAGCGCATCCGCGGCGCCACGGCGACCACCCAGACCGACGTCTACGCTGTCGGCCTGACGCTGCTGGAGGCGCTCCTGGGCCGCCGCACCTATGAGGGCACGGCGCTCCAGCAAGTCATGGCCGCGATCGACCGACCGCCGACGGTCCCCGTCACCCTGGGCCCGCAGTGGCACCCGCTGCTGTCCGCGCTGACGGACTCCGACCCCCACCGGCGTCCGACCATGAGCGACGTCTTCGACGACCTGGCCGGCTGGGATCAGAGCCCTGGCCAGCCTTCGCCGGAACAGCAGGTGCGCGCGGAGATCTCCTCAGTCCAGCCGCCGGCGACCCAGCCGATGCGATCGATCTTCTAA
- a CDS encoding transketolase has protein sequence MTERVEHGSPIDKTIDQNTDLADVFNLAQQLRVDAIRCSTAAGSGHPTSGMSAADVMAVLMARHLTYDWDLPDNPGNDHLIFSKGHASPLLYAMYAAAGAISEDVLVTTYRRAGSALEGHPTPQLPWVDAATGSLGQGIGIGVGVALAARMREAEHTPYRVWVLCGDSEMAEGSVWEALDAARRHELANYTVIVDVNRLGQRGPTELEWDLDAYARRVEAFGAQAIPIDGHDLAQIDAALHSSATTTRPTVILAKTRKGRGFSEIENSPDWHGKPLPAEMAERAIAELGGVRRLRVVGPLPDSEKGKPISHQGADVTLPSFEEGGEVAPRKAFGATLAALADRPDLVVLDAEVGNSTYTNEFAKVCPDRFFESYIAEQQMIATAVGLSAVGYKPIAATFAAFLTRAHDFIRMGAISRTNLAVAGTHCGVEIGEDGPSQMALEDLAMMRSVHGSTVLYPADATAAAALTATVADLPGISYLRLTRGAYPVLYPHGEEFPVGGSKVLRHSEEDDVTVFAAGVTVHEALKAQEELQGLGVRARVVDLYSVKPLDHQTVAQAARTKAVVIVEDHHPEGGLGEAVMATLADHRNQAPLVHLAVRHMPDSRSAAEQLDAAGISARHIVRAAQRLLSDLRPADAQA, from the coding sequence ATGACTGAGCGCGTTGAGCACGGCAGCCCCATCGACAAGACCATCGATCAGAACACCGATCTGGCCGATGTCTTCAACCTCGCCCAGCAGCTGCGGGTCGACGCGATCCGCTGCTCCACCGCCGCCGGCTCCGGGCATCCCACCTCCGGCATGTCCGCCGCCGACGTGATGGCGGTGCTGATGGCTCGGCATCTGACCTACGACTGGGACTTGCCGGACAACCCCGGCAACGACCACCTGATCTTCTCCAAGGGGCACGCCTCCCCGCTGCTGTACGCGATGTACGCGGCCGCTGGGGCGATTTCCGAGGACGTGCTGGTCACCACCTACCGCCGTGCCGGCAGCGCGTTGGAGGGCCACCCCACCCCGCAGCTGCCGTGGGTGGACGCCGCGACCGGCTCGCTCGGCCAGGGGATCGGCATCGGGGTCGGGGTCGCGCTGGCTGCTCGCATGCGGGAGGCCGAGCACACGCCGTACCGGGTGTGGGTGCTGTGCGGCGATTCGGAGATGGCGGAGGGCTCGGTGTGGGAGGCGCTGGACGCGGCGCGCCGTCACGAGTTGGCGAACTACACCGTGATCGTGGACGTGAACCGGCTGGGCCAGCGCGGTCCGACCGAGCTGGAATGGGATCTGGACGCCTACGCCCGGCGGGTCGAGGCGTTCGGGGCGCAGGCGATCCCGATCGACGGCCACGACCTCGCGCAGATCGACGCCGCCCTGCACAGCTCCGCTACCACCACGCGGCCGACGGTGATCTTGGCCAAGACCCGCAAGGGCCGCGGCTTCTCCGAGATCGAGAACAGCCCGGACTGGCACGGCAAGCCGCTGCCGGCCGAGATGGCCGAGCGGGCGATCGCCGAACTCGGCGGGGTGCGCCGGCTGCGGGTGGTCGGCCCGCTGCCGGACAGTGAGAAGGGCAAGCCGATCTCTCATCAGGGCGCTGATGTGACGCTGCCGAGCTTCGAGGAAGGCGGCGAAGTCGCCCCGCGCAAGGCGTTCGGCGCGACTCTGGCTGCTCTGGCCGACCGCCCCGACCTGGTGGTGCTCGATGCCGAAGTGGGGAACTCGACCTACACCAACGAGTTCGCGAAGGTCTGTCCGGACCGCTTCTTCGAGAGCTACATCGCCGAGCAGCAGATGATCGCCACCGCCGTGGGCTTGTCTGCGGTCGGCTACAAGCCGATCGCCGCTACCTTCGCCGCTTTCCTGACCCGGGCTCACGACTTCATCCGGATGGGGGCGATCTCTCGGACGAACCTCGCCGTGGCCGGGACGCACTGCGGCGTCGAGATCGGCGAGGACGGCCCGTCACAGATGGCGCTGGAGGATTTGGCGATGATGCGCTCGGTACACGGCTCCACTGTGCTGTATCCCGCTGACGCCACAGCCGCCGCGGCGCTCACCGCGACGGTCGCCGACCTGCCGGGTATCAGCTACCTGCGTCTGACGCGTGGCGCGTACCCGGTGCTGTATCCGCACGGCGAGGAGTTCCCGGTCGGCGGCTCCAAGGTCCTGCGCCACAGCGAGGAGGACGACGTCACCGTCTTCGCCGCCGGCGTCACCGTTCACGAGGCGCTGAAGGCCCAGGAGGAACTTCAAGGCTTGGGAGTCCGGGCCCGCGTGGTCGACCTTTATTCGGTCAAGCCCTTGGACCACCAGACCGTCGCCCAGGCGGCGCGGACCAAGGCCGTCGTCATCGTCGAGGACCACCACCCCGAGGGCGGACTCGGCGAAGCCGTGATGGCCACGCTTGCCGACCACCGGAACCAGGCTCCTCTCGTCCACCTGGCCGTCCGCCACATGCCCGACTCCCGCAGCGCGGCAGAACAACTCGACGCGGCAGGGATTTCCGCTCGTCACATCGTTCGCGCGGCACAGCGGCTGCTGTCCGATCTGAGGCCGGCGGATGCTCAGGCTTGA
- a CDS encoding endonuclease, whose translation MAEGPSKTVRDRAERLLAAGGETYAHEAGIRLRDKPSPLYQLLVLSTLLSARITAHIAVDAAREIFTAGWRTPRAVADASWQELVDALGRAHYRRYDESTATALHEGAELLIDRWHGDLRRLRKEAGGDPARIRQLLQEFPRIGPVGAEIFCREAQGEWEELCPAFDRRALDGAEKNGLPKDPDRLAASVAPQDVPRLAAALVRSTL comes from the coding sequence ATGGCTGAAGGACCGTCGAAGACAGTACGAGACCGCGCCGAGCGGCTGCTTGCCGCCGGCGGCGAGACGTACGCCCACGAGGCGGGCATCCGCCTGAGGGACAAGCCGAGCCCGCTCTACCAACTGCTGGTTCTCAGTACCCTGCTGTCCGCACGCATCACCGCGCACATCGCCGTCGACGCCGCACGCGAGATCTTCACAGCGGGCTGGCGTACCCCGCGGGCAGTCGCCGACGCCTCGTGGCAGGAACTGGTCGACGCCCTCGGGCGCGCGCACTATCGCCGCTATGACGAGAGCACCGCGACGGCGTTGCACGAAGGCGCGGAACTGCTCATCGATCGATGGCACGGCGACCTGCGGCGCTTGCGCAAGGAAGCCGGCGGCGACCCGGCACGGATCCGGCAGCTCCTGCAGGAGTTTCCCCGGATCGGGCCGGTCGGCGCGGAGATCTTCTGCCGGGAGGCGCAGGGGGAGTGGGAGGAACTGTGCCCCGCGTTCGATCGGCGGGCCCTCGACGGCGCGGAGAAGAACGGACTTCCCAAGGACCCCGACCGGTTGGCCGCGTCGGTGGCGCCGCAAGACGTGCCGCGGCTGGCGGCGGCGTTGGTACGCAGCACGCTGTGA
- a CDS encoding complex I subunit 5 family protein produces the protein MSDAALASLLPLAVAIPLTGACVAPLVARLSPRLALVSSLTFLLGTLALLVVVSPAVFGGRVLVHYLGGWVPVRGFALGVAFAADPFGLTFALLSAGIGALLVLYTLSELGGLGARELGGFAALVQLLLAGLIGAALTADTVDLFVWFEVAALASYGLTGFFLERPPALEAAFKILVLTTIAGFCVFIAAGLLYNTHGALNYGQLATALTGPLQAADLLALGLFIAGFATKAGLVPFHGWLADAHTAAPGPVSALFSGLMVNLGIVGITRIALQIYPAAHTPVLGALMVLGVASALVGACLALVQDDLKRLLAYDTVSQVGVIVAGLATADPAGVAGGVYHLINHALFKTLLFLCAGAIVHRTGETELSRMGGLMRSWPGLTVAFGIGVASIAGVPPFNGYVSVGLIHTGLRDSDQYLPYVLLLVAQLITIAALARAMWLAFLKPRREDYERREFLRPGMRFSLGTLAGCCVLFGVLPAYVLDTIVDPAVSALLNPGQYAAAVLNQAGRITQLHPGFAYIDPQELTIALLSVGLGILLAWQVLRRRRPRVLDLLRALHTGSVNDYTAYAVGGAIVLLAALMLIER, from the coding sequence GTGAGCGACGCGGCTCTGGCCTCCCTGCTGCCGCTGGCGGTCGCGATCCCGCTGACCGGCGCGTGTGTCGCACCGCTGGTCGCCCGGCTCTCCCCGCGTCTGGCGCTGGTCAGCTCTCTGACTTTCTTGCTCGGGACCCTCGCGCTGCTCGTCGTGGTCTCGCCCGCGGTGTTCGGCGGACGGGTGCTGGTGCACTATCTCGGCGGCTGGGTACCGGTGCGCGGCTTCGCGCTGGGCGTCGCCTTCGCGGCGGACCCGTTCGGGCTCACGTTCGCGCTGCTGAGCGCCGGCATCGGCGCGCTTCTGGTCCTGTACACCCTGTCCGAGCTCGGCGGTCTGGGCGCCCGGGAACTGGGCGGCTTCGCCGCGCTGGTCCAGCTGCTGCTCGCCGGGCTGATCGGGGCGGCGCTCACCGCAGACACCGTCGACCTGTTCGTCTGGTTCGAGGTCGCGGCGCTGGCCAGCTACGGTCTGACCGGCTTCTTCCTGGAGCGTCCGCCCGCCCTGGAAGCCGCCTTCAAGATCCTGGTGCTGACCACCATCGCAGGGTTCTGCGTCTTCATCGCGGCCGGTCTGCTCTACAACACGCACGGCGCGCTGAACTACGGCCAGCTCGCCACTGCTCTCACCGGACCGCTTCAGGCAGCCGATCTGCTCGCCCTGGGCTTGTTCATCGCGGGCTTCGCCACCAAGGCGGGTCTGGTGCCGTTCCACGGATGGCTCGCCGACGCCCATACCGCGGCACCGGGACCGGTCTCGGCCTTGTTCTCCGGGCTGATGGTCAACCTGGGCATCGTGGGGATCACCCGGATCGCCCTGCAGATCTATCCCGCCGCGCACACCCCGGTGCTCGGCGCGCTGATGGTGCTGGGGGTGGCCTCGGCGCTGGTCGGCGCGTGCCTCGCCCTGGTCCAGGACGACCTGAAGCGGTTGCTGGCCTACGACACCGTCTCGCAGGTCGGGGTGATCGTCGCCGGATTGGCCACCGCCGACCCGGCCGGGGTGGCCGGGGGTGTCTACCACCTGATCAACCACGCGTTGTTCAAGACACTGCTGTTCCTGTGCGCGGGCGCGATCGTGCACCGTACCGGCGAGACGGAGCTGTCGCGCATGGGCGGCCTGATGCGCAGCTGGCCCGGGCTGACGGTCGCGTTCGGGATCGGCGTCGCCTCGATCGCCGGCGTACCTCCCTTCAACGGCTACGTGTCCGTGGGCTTGATCCACACCGGACTGCGCGACAGCGATCAGTACCTGCCCTACGTCCTGCTTCTGGTCGCGCAGCTGATCACGATCGCGGCGCTGGCGCGCGCGATGTGGCTGGCGTTCCTGAAGCCGCGCCGCGAAGACTACGAACGCCGCGAGTTCCTGCGCCCGGGCATGCGCTTCAGCCTGGGGACCCTGGCGGGGTGCTGCGTGCTGTTCGGCGTTCTGCCCGCCTACGTGCTGGACACCATCGTCGATCCGGCGGTCTCGGCACTGCTGAACCCCGGCCAATACGCCGCCGCCGTGCTGAACCAGGCCGGACGCATCACGCAGCTGCATCCGGGCTTCGCCTACATCGATCCCCAGGAGCTGACGATCGCTCTGCTCAGCGTCGGGCTCGGCATCCTGCTCGCGTGGCAGGTTCTTCGCCGGCGCCGTCCGCGTGTGCTGGATCTGCTGCGCGCGCTGCACACCGGATCGGTCAACGACTACACCGCATATGCCGTCGGCGGGGCGATCGTCCTGCTCGCGGCGCTCATGCTCATCGAGAGGTGA
- a CDS encoding Na+/H+ antiporter subunit C, which produces MIVVNYLASAALFCLGLYTVLTRRNMIKMVMGLSLMESSTYVLFISMAYRSGSTAPVLVDPPKGRSPEQLAAGNVADPVLQNFCLTAIVIGVAVTAVFLSVVVRIAQHRRTLDADRVRELRG; this is translated from the coding sequence ATGATCGTCGTCAACTACCTCGCCTCCGCGGCGCTGTTCTGCCTGGGCCTGTACACGGTCCTGACGCGCCGCAACATGATCAAGATGGTGATGGGGCTGTCCTTGATGGAGAGCTCCACCTACGTGCTGTTCATCTCCATGGCCTACCGCTCCGGCTCGACCGCGCCGGTCCTGGTCGACCCGCCGAAGGGCCGAAGCCCGGAGCAGTTGGCGGCGGGGAACGTCGCCGATCCGGTCCTGCAGAACTTCTGCCTGACCGCGATCGTCATCGGAGTGGCGGTCACCGCGGTGTTCCTGTCGGTCGTGGTGCGTATCGCGCAGCACCGCCGCACCCTGGACGCCGACCGCGTCAGGGAGCTGCGGGGGTGA
- a CDS encoding MnhB domain-containing protein, which produces MSRRAGADHEPHHRVAAGALLTAGMAAVLAVGFLRLQRDHAALPPVARYALEVALPRWKLSEPVNEVVYGTRGFDTFGETFLLLAAVISVIVISRPREPRRGYFGEETAGRREQAEVDPHERRDQEEEQARAAEKEEAGEPDDAVGGAAGLRRPETPDAEPVGSPAPERAHAMSVVIRTAIRTAAPVLAVTGLYLVAWGYSPGGGFPGGAVMLGVALLVYAGFGRKRIAGVIRPGLLEGIEMAGAALIIGAETLGLLLKGSFSANWLPLAPVGTIRSGGVAQLFSVGELIEVGTGLMIAVFAVLGMTHDWTPDEDGDSDGEDNQGPDQSGGSRR; this is translated from the coding sequence ATGAGCCGGCGGGCCGGCGCCGACCACGAGCCGCACCACCGGGTCGCCGCCGGGGCGCTGCTCACCGCCGGGATGGCGGCGGTCCTGGCGGTCGGCTTCCTCCGGTTGCAGCGGGACCATGCCGCCTTGCCGCCGGTCGCACGCTACGCCCTGGAGGTGGCGCTGCCGCGGTGGAAGCTGTCCGAGCCGGTCAACGAGGTCGTCTACGGCACGCGGGGTTTCGACACGTTCGGGGAGACGTTCCTGCTGCTGGCCGCCGTCATCAGCGTCATCGTGATCTCCCGGCCGCGCGAGCCGCGCCGCGGGTACTTCGGGGAGGAGACCGCCGGGCGCCGGGAACAGGCGGAGGTGGACCCGCACGAGCGGCGCGATCAAGAAGAAGAGCAGGCGCGCGCCGCGGAGAAGGAGGAGGCGGGCGAGCCCGACGACGCGGTGGGCGGCGCGGCCGGGCTGCGCCGTCCCGAGACCCCTGACGCCGAGCCCGTCGGCTCCCCGGCGCCGGAACGCGCCCACGCGATGAGCGTCGTGATCCGCACCGCCATCCGTACCGCCGCTCCCGTGCTGGCGGTCACCGGCCTCTACTTGGTCGCTTGGGGATACTCGCCCGGCGGCGGGTTCCCGGGCGGCGCCGTCATGCTCGGGGTGGCGCTGCTGGTCTACGCCGGCTTCGGGCGCAAACGCATCGCCGGCGTGATCCGTCCCGGGCTGCTGGAAGGTATCGAGATGGCAGGCGCCGCGCTGATCATCGGCGCCGAGACCCTCGGCCTGCTGCTCAAGGGCTCGTTCTCGGCGAACTGGCTGCCGCTCGCGCCGGTCGGGACGATCCGCTCCGGCGGTGTCGCGCAGCTGTTCAGCGTCGGAGAGCTGATCGAGGTCGGTACCGGCCTGATGATCGCGGTCTTCGCGGTGCTGGGCATGACGCACGACTGGACGCCGGACGAGGACGGCGACAGCGACGGCGAAGACAATCAGGGTCCTGATCAGAGCGGAGGAAGCCGCCGATGA
- a CDS encoding Na(+)/H(+) antiporter subunit B, translating to MTVFWLMDYLLLALTLGCAVLVVRLRNLSGAVMALSAVGAFLSLLFVVLGAPDDAHSEIVVGSIALPVLYLVAIGKARAEVRDTGDLAERERR from the coding sequence ATGACCGTGTTCTGGCTGATGGACTACCTGTTGCTCGCGCTGACTCTGGGCTGCGCCGTGCTCGTGGTGCGCCTGCGGAACCTCAGCGGCGCGGTCATGGCGCTGTCGGCGGTCGGCGCGTTCCTGTCCCTGCTGTTCGTGGTCCTCGGCGCCCCGGACGACGCGCACTCGGAGATCGTGGTCGGGTCGATCGCGTTGCCGGTGCTGTATCTGGTCGCCATCGGGAAGGCGCGCGCCGAAGTCCGCGACACCGGCGATCTCGCGGAGCGGGAGCGGCGATGA
- the mnhG gene encoding monovalent cation/H(+) antiporter subunit G has translation MKTAIVLVLACVGLGFSLSGAVGILRMPDLYCRIQCSSKTITMGALPALIALVVGEGVLSSYSSRALLTAFVLLLLNPAASHALARAAYKTGVPMWNGAVRDEAAEARERRDRERRADQDENQNQDQEED, from the coding sequence GTGAAGACCGCGATCGTCCTCGTGCTGGCCTGCGTCGGCCTCGGCTTCTCCCTGTCCGGCGCCGTCGGCATCCTGCGTATGCCCGACCTGTACTGCCGTATCCAGTGCTCCTCCAAAACCATCACCATGGGCGCCTTGCCCGCGCTGATCGCGCTGGTCGTCGGGGAGGGCGTGCTCAGCTCCTACTCCAGCCGGGCTCTGCTGACCGCGTTCGTGCTCCTGCTCCTGAACCCCGCCGCCTCGCACGCGCTGGCACGCGCCGCCTATAAAACAGGCGTGCCCATGTGGAACGGCGCCGTGCGCGATGAGGCGGCCGAGGCCCGGGAACGGCGCGACCGCGAGCGCCGCGCGGACCAGGACGAGAACCAGAACCAGGACCAGGAAGAGGACTGA
- a CDS encoding monovalent cation/H+ antiporter complex subunit F, which translates to MHTVYGALALAEIAIGALVVLRLALGPTVADRIVALNTVCTQAALSVFFYAAYTDRSIYLDVAIWFASFSYLGAIVFARYLERELL; encoded by the coding sequence ATGCACACGGTGTACGGGGCGCTCGCTTTGGCCGAGATCGCCATCGGCGCTCTGGTGGTCCTCCGGCTGGCGCTGGGACCGACGGTCGCCGACCGGATCGTGGCGCTGAACACCGTCTGCACCCAGGCCGCGCTGTCGGTGTTCTTCTACGCCGCCTACACCGACCGGTCGATCTATCTCGACGTCGCCATCTGGTTCGCCTCGTTCAGCTACCTGGGAGCCATCGTGTTCGCCCGCTACCTGGAACGGGAGCTGCTGTGA